A portion of the Methanobrevibacter boviskoreani JH1 genome contains these proteins:
- a CDS encoding putative glycoside hydrolase, producing MSKTFKYFTLFMVLMVFVTLGAITAADVNGTNSTSSVLSNSVVENTTMISENNTVDSVVSSTDNGTINGSDSTVESTEKYYNASLTDSNSNILSNQNGTIVTNNDYYGESNSNVTNVSLSVNNSDIVSQSSNSTIISNTSLTGNNLTKIYGDSQKYNVTLVDSEGNPIANQTVYFNITGKTYNRTTDANGIASMDIRLSPRTVAIVYFYRGSEYYAASSGTGNIVISKSQSNITVDNEVFIYGNDNRLRITLYDSEGNVLSGKNVSFFIVGKYYYRVTDSNGSAALNIRLKQGNYPCVIRYAGDNLYNGSSISENVVVKNNVTSLTPISNNITYGSNFSVKLTDVFGNPIVGKVVSIKVCGKTYNKTTDANGNANLLIRLNNGKYKVDYSYVDNNTKLTSSGSTTISVVKNTTSIKGNDVYMIVNSNGSFSVKLVDYKGNPIEGKTVSFTLNNVVYNVTTDANGNAKLNIKNLNVGTYVVYYEFNNDNISALSSNGTNKIFVVKNATSLSAANLTMDKGSGKYFTVKLFDQFGNPIENQVIVITIAGKTYNKTTDSNGSAKLQINLNSGVYNVTYNFAGTSAYPSSSGNATVTVKDVQKNNNTFGVYVFGVNMYSVNLSELASNGFKNIFLNYYAVEKYGTSAVEQFIKNASSYGISVHIWMQAFYEGSWVNPTTAGSSYTNSKIAEAVKYANLIGVAGIHLDYLRFPGTAYKYKNAAQYITNFTKDLVNAVKAVNPNIIVSAALMPETSVNSYYYGQDSDELGKYLDIIMPMAYKGNYGQNSSWIKSVATYFKNHSGNAKVWIVLQSYVSDDNTAKLSSTALKTDAQNAMNGGADGVVSFRYALTNLFNASSLSNSSNNNNSNNNGNNSTSYVTIAQV from the coding sequence TTGTCGAAGACATTTAAATATTTTACCTTATTTATGGTACTGATGGTTTTTGTAACCTTAGGTGCTATAACTGCAGCTGATGTAAATGGTACAAATAGCACATCATCTGTATTATCAAATTCTGTAGTCGAAAATACAACAATGATCAGTGAAAATAATACTGTTGATAGTGTAGTTTCAAGTACAGATAATGGTACAATAAATGGTAGTGACTCTACCGTTGAAAGTACTGAAAAATATTATAATGCTTCTTTAACAGATTCAAATTCTAATATATTATCAAACCAAAATGGAACCATAGTAACCAATAATGATTATTATGGAGAAAGTAATTCAAACGTAACAAACGTTAGTTTAAGTGTTAATAATTCTGATATTGTTTCACAGTCATCAAATAGTACAATTATTTCAAATACAAGTTTAACTGGAAATAATTTAACTAAGATTTATGGTGATAGTCAGAAGTATAACGTAACTTTAGTTGACTCTGAAGGAAACCCAATAGCTAACCAAACTGTGTATTTCAATATAACTGGAAAAACTTATAATAGAACTACTGATGCAAACGGTATTGCAAGTATGGATATTCGTTTATCTCCTAGGACTGTTGCTATAGTTTACTTTTATAGAGGTAGTGAATACTATGCGGCATCAAGTGGTACTGGGAATATTGTAATATCTAAAAGCCAAAGTAATATTACCGTGGATAATGAAGTTTTTATTTATGGTAATGATAACCGTTTAAGGATAACTTTGTATGATAGTGAAGGTAATGTATTATCTGGTAAAAATGTTTCATTTTTTATTGTTGGTAAATATTATTACCGTGTAACTGATAGTAATGGTTCAGCAGCTCTTAATATTCGTTTAAAACAAGGTAATTATCCTTGTGTTATAAGATATGCTGGTGACAATCTATATAATGGAAGTTCCATATCTGAAAATGTTGTAGTTAAAAATAATGTAACTAGTCTTACACCAATTTCTAATAACATCACATATGGATCTAATTTCAGTGTTAAATTAACTGATGTATTCGGTAATCCTATTGTAGGTAAGGTAGTTTCAATTAAGGTTTGTGGAAAAACTTATAATAAAACTACTGATGCAAACGGTAATGCTAATTTGCTTATTAGATTAAACAACGGTAAATATAAAGTAGATTATTCTTATGTTGATAATAATACCAAGTTAACCTCATCAGGTTCTACTACCATTTCAGTTGTTAAGAACACAACTTCTATTAAGGGTAATGATGTTTATATGATTGTTAACTCTAATGGAAGTTTCTCAGTTAAATTAGTTGATTATAAAGGTAATCCTATTGAAGGTAAAACAGTTAGTTTTACTTTAAACAATGTTGTTTATAATGTAACTACCGATGCTAATGGTAATGCAAAATTAAACATTAAAAATCTTAATGTTGGTACCTATGTAGTTTATTATGAATTCAATAATGACAATATTTCAGCATTATCTTCAAATGGCACAAATAAAATATTTGTAGTTAAAAATGCTACAAGTCTTTCTGCTGCTAATTTAACTATGGATAAAGGTTCTGGAAAATACTTTACTGTTAAATTATTTGATCAGTTTGGTAATCCTATTGAAAATCAAGTGATTGTTATTACTATTGCAGGTAAAACCTATAATAAAACCACTGACTCTAATGGATCAGCAAAACTTCAGATAAACTTAAATTCCGGAGTTTATAATGTTACCTATAATTTTGCAGGTACATCAGCTTATCCTTCAAGTTCAGGAAATGCTACTGTTACTGTCAAAGATGTTCAAAAGAATAATAATACTTTTGGAGTTTATGTCTTTGGAGTTAATATGTACTCAGTAAACTTATCTGAACTTGCTTCAAATGGTTTTAAAAATATTTTCTTAAACTACTATGCGGTTGAGAAATATGGTACAAGTGCTGTTGAGCAATTTATTAAAAATGCTAGTTCTTATGGAATAAGTGTCCATATTTGGATGCAAGCATTTTATGAAGGAAGTTGGGTAAATCCAACTACAGCTGGTAGTTCATATACTAACAGCAAAATAGCTGAAGCTGTAAAATATGCAAACCTTATTGGTGTAGCAGGAATTCACTTAGATTATTTAAGATTCCCTGGTACAGCATACAAATATAAAAATGCTGCTCAATATATAACTAACTTTACTAAAGATTTAGTAAATGCAGTTAAAGCAGTTAATCCTAATATTATTGTATCAGCTGCACTAATGCCTGAGACCTCAGTTAATTCATACTATTATGGTCAAGATTCCGATGAGTTAGGTAAATACTTAGATATCATTATGCCTATGGCTTATAAAGGAAATTATGGTCAAAATAGTTCCTGGATTAAATCAGTAGCAACCTATTTCAAAAATCATTCTGGTAATGCAAAAGTATGGATTGTTCTTCAATCATATGTTTCTGATGATAATACTGCCAAATTAAGTAGTACTGCATTGAAAACCGATGCTCAGAATGCAATGAACGGTGGCGCTGATGGAGTAGTGTCCTTTAGATATGCTTTAACAAATTTATTTAATGCTAGCTCATTAAGTAATAGTAGTAACAACAATAATAGTAATAATAATGGTAACAATTCAACTAGCTATGTGACTATTGCTCAGGT
- the thsA gene encoding thermosome subunit alpha, protein MANNVNQPIFILPQGSERFKGRDALHLNIRAAKALSSIVRTTLGPKGQDKMLVNKKLNDVIVTNDGATILREMSITQPAARMLVDIAIKQEDVVGDGTTSVVIIAGELLAQAQELIDNGVPAPIVLKGYEDAKNKTLEILEDIAIEADDDEILKKVAMTAMTGKGAEYAKDHLADIVVKSCRKVTDDGKVYNKRVNTQRINGGSIDDSEVVDGLLVDNTPVDPNMETDIKDAKIALLKYPIEVRDLTMNSKIDLSSPSAMNAFLENEQEILKDLVKCVKDSGANVLMCQKGIDDMAAHYLKEAGITAFKRVKNTDMDRLEQATGGKIILDVQDLKPEHLGHAGHIYTEKIFDQEVTFFKDLEDSKACSIILRGSTRYVTGELALAMDDAMGVVSATIEDGEVVVGGGAPEIEMARRLRDYSETVSGKEQLAIKGFAKALEVVPRTLAENAGLDTVNIIAELIGSHENSNTMGLDVYQGKVVDMSDEVIEPIRVKKQAINAATEASSMIIRIDDVVAAKNALKQTGPTDDPASQIAGVPGAGQLGDAGMPPM, encoded by the coding sequence ATGGCAAATAATGTGAATCAACCAATTTTCATCTTACCTCAAGGTAGTGAAAGATTCAAAGGTAGAGATGCACTTCATTTAAATATTAGAGCTGCAAAAGCATTGTCTAGTATAGTTAGAACTACTCTTGGACCTAAAGGCCAAGATAAAATGTTAGTTAATAAAAAATTAAATGATGTTATTGTAACTAATGATGGAGCTACCATATTAAGAGAAATGAGTATTACACAACCTGCAGCAAGAATGCTTGTAGATATTGCTATTAAACAAGAAGATGTAGTTGGAGATGGAACTACTTCCGTAGTTATTATTGCAGGGGAATTACTTGCACAAGCTCAAGAATTAATTGACAATGGAGTTCCAGCACCTATTGTATTAAAAGGTTATGAGGATGCTAAAAATAAAACTCTTGAGATTTTAGAGGATATTGCTATTGAAGCAGATGATGATGAAATACTTAAAAAGGTTGCAATGACTGCAATGACTGGTAAGGGTGCAGAATATGCTAAGGATCATCTTGCTGATATTGTTGTAAAATCTTGTAGAAAAGTAACAGATGATGGAAAAGTATATAATAAACGTGTAAATACTCAAAGAATTAATGGTGGTTCAATTGATGATTCTGAAGTTGTAGATGGATTATTAGTTGATAATACACCTGTTGACCCTAATATGGAAACTGATATTAAGGATGCTAAAATTGCTCTTTTAAAATATCCTATTGAAGTTAGGGATTTAACAATGAATTCAAAAATTGATTTATCATCACCTTCCGCAATGAATGCTTTTCTTGAAAACGAGCAAGAAATTCTTAAAGATTTAGTTAAATGTGTAAAAGATTCAGGCGCTAATGTTTTAATGTGTCAAAAAGGTATAGATGATATGGCTGCACATTATCTTAAAGAGGCAGGTATTACAGCATTTAAACGTGTTAAGAATACTGATATGGATAGATTAGAACAAGCTACCGGTGGAAAAATTATTCTCGATGTTCAAGATTTAAAACCTGAACATCTAGGTCATGCTGGCCATATTTACACTGAGAAAATATTTGACCAGGAAGTTACCTTCTTTAAGGATCTAGAGGATTCTAAAGCATGTTCAATTATTTTAAGAGGTTCTACAAGATATGTCACTGGGGAGTTAGCTCTTGCTATGGATGACGCTATGGGTGTAGTATCTGCAACTATTGAAGATGGAGAGGTAGTTGTTGGTGGGGGAGCACCTGAGATAGAAATGGCTAGAAGACTTCGTGATTATAGTGAAACTGTTAGTGGTAAAGAACAATTAGCTATTAAAGGATTTGCAAAAGCTTTAGAAGTTGTTCCAAGAACTTTAGCTGAAAACGCAGGTTTGGATACAGTAAACATTATTGCTGAATTAATAGGCTCTCATGAAAACTCAAACACAATGGGTCTCGATGTTTATCAGGGTAAAGTTGTAGATATGTCTGATGAGGTAATTGAACCTATTAGAGTTAAAAAACAGGCTATTAATGCTGCAACTGAAGCATCTTCAATGATTATCCGTATTGATGATGTTGTTGCTGCTAAAAATGCGCTTAAACAAACTGGTCCTACTGATGATCCTGCAAGTCAAATAGCAGGTGTACCTGGTGCTGGTCAGTTAGGTGACGCAGGAATGCCACCGATGTAG
- a CDS encoding DNA alkylation repair protein, with amino-acid sequence MEYEEIIKKFESLRNEENIRGQERFGIKSSKSYGIRMPEIRKIAKEVGHNHNIAVQLWNQGYHESKILAFMVEEKDKFTEEQLDSWIKDFDSWDVVDQACINFLRHVDFAINKIPEWAESDEEFIKRTAFSLIAVLAVHEKGESDDYFRKYYPLIKDASCDNRNFVKKSVNWAIRQIGKRNLVLNREAIDLSNEILENNCKASRWIGKNALKELQSEKVQSKLT; translated from the coding sequence ATGGAATATGAGGAAATTATAAAAAAATTTGAATCATTAAGAAATGAAGAGAATATCAGAGGTCAGGAAAGATTTGGAATTAAATCTAGTAAATCATATGGTATTAGAATGCCTGAAATTAGAAAAATTGCAAAAGAAGTAGGTCATAATCATAATATTGCGGTTCAACTTTGGAATCAGGGTTATCACGAATCAAAAATTCTTGCTTTTATGGTTGAAGAAAAGGATAAATTTACAGAGGAACAATTAGATTCTTGGATTAAAGATTTTGATTCCTGGGATGTGGTAGATCAGGCTTGTATAAATTTTTTAAGACATGTCGATTTCGCAATTAATAAAATTCCCGAATGGGCAGAGTCTGATGAGGAATTCATTAAAAGAACAGCATTTTCACTTATAGCAGTACTTGCAGTTCATGAAAAAGGGGAATCTGATGATTATTTTAGGAAATATTATCCTTTAATAAAAGATGCCTCATGTGATAATCGTAATTTTGTAAAGAAATCAGTTAACTGGGCAATTCGCCAGATTGGTAAAAGGAATCTAGTTTTAAATCGTGAGGCTATTGATTTATCTAATGAAATATTAGAGAATAATTGTAAAGCTAGTAGATGGATTGGAAAGAATGCATTGAAAGAGCTTCAATCTGAAAAAGTTCAATCTAAATTGACATAA
- a CDS encoding FprA family A-type flavoprotein, whose product MKADAVKIADGVYWVGALDWDAREFHGYTLNGTTYNCYLVFGDDKIALIDNVYGGFFPQQWARIEDAFAQEGKDEIQIDVVVQNHIENDHSTTLPTIVDKFPDVEIYCTQIAIPGLKKLFPVLEDKEMNPIKTGDTLDIGGKSFTFINAPMLHWTDSNFTLYNEEGILFSNDAFGQHYCSGKRYDVDVDAKELENVAKKYYANLITLSSPLVVNKVKEMEDLGLLQKVKMIAPCHGQIWTNPQTILDLYTKWATGDADDKITVIYDTMHHSTQKLAHQIAEGIISEGVDVSMHYLKEDHESDVVTDVLDSKAICLGVPTMMNNPYPNVGKLIYYFNCLSFANCGVNKKAVTFSSKGWGGGAIKNLNSALEEAGFDVLADDVLDVKFLPNESELEKAYELGKNIAKLIKE is encoded by the coding sequence ATGAAAGCAGATGCTGTAAAAATAGCAGATGGTGTATACTGGGTAGGTGCTCTCGATTGGGATGCTCGTGAATTCCACGGATATACCTTAAATGGTACAACCTACAATTGTTATCTTGTATTTGGTGATGATAAGATTGCTTTAATTGATAATGTATATGGCGGATTTTTCCCTCAACAATGGGCTAGAATCGAAGATGCCTTTGCTCAGGAAGGTAAAGATGAGATTCAGATAGATGTTGTTGTACAGAATCATATTGAAAATGATCATAGTACCACATTACCTACTATTGTGGATAAATTCCCTGATGTGGAAATTTATTGTACTCAAATTGCAATTCCTGGTCTTAAAAAACTTTTCCCAGTTTTAGAAGATAAGGAAATGAATCCTATTAAAACCGGTGATACCTTGGATATTGGTGGTAAATCATTTACTTTTATCAATGCTCCAATGCTTCACTGGACAGATAGTAACTTTACTTTATATAACGAAGAGGGAATTTTATTCTCCAATGATGCATTTGGTCAACATTATTGCAGTGGTAAAAGATATGATGTTGATGTGGATGCTAAAGAACTTGAAAATGTTGCAAAAAAATATTATGCGAATTTAATTACATTATCTTCACCTCTTGTAGTAAATAAAGTCAAAGAAATGGAAGATTTAGGTTTACTTCAAAAGGTAAAAATGATTGCTCCTTGTCATGGACAAATTTGGACAAATCCTCAGACTATTCTTGATCTATACACTAAATGGGCTACTGGTGATGCAGATGATAAGATTACAGTTATTTATGATACAATGCACCACTCAACTCAAAAACTAGCTCATCAAATAGCTGAGGGTATTATAAGTGAAGGTGTAGATGTCTCTATGCATTACTTAAAGGAGGACCATGAAAGTGATGTTGTAACCGATGTTTTGGATAGTAAAGCTATTTGTCTTGGTGTTCCAACAATGATGAATAATCCATATCCTAATGTTGGAAAACTCATTTACTACTTTAATTGTTTAAGTTTTGCAAATTGTGGAGTAAACAAAAAAGCTGTCACATTCTCATCTAAAGGATGGGGTGGGGGTGCTATTAAAAATCTTAATAGTGCTTTAGAAGAGGCAGGTTTCGATGTACTTGCTGATGATGTATTAGATGTTAAATTTTTACCAAATGAAAGTGAACTTGAAAAGGCTTATGAATTAGGTAAAAATATTGCAAAATTAATTAAAGAATAA
- the comD gene encoding sulfopyruvate decarboxylase subunit alpha, which produces MNSSEAIYNGIKSAGINFIVSVPCANLKELLKLIDNDNEITHIPVTREEEGLGICAGAYMAGKRTCILMQNSGLGNCINALCSLYELYSFPLVMIMSHRGTKGESIVGQVPMGKATPKLLESLNLDYYKPYKITEAYNIVKNSWNDAVEEGKPVSILLEIKYWKLEEE; this is translated from the coding sequence ATGAATAGTAGTGAAGCTATTTATAATGGTATTAAAAGTGCAGGTATTAACTTTATTGTAAGTGTACCGTGCGCTAATTTAAAAGAATTGTTAAAATTAATTGATAATGATAATGAAATTACCCATATACCTGTAACACGTGAAGAGGAAGGACTTGGAATTTGTGCAGGAGCATATATGGCAGGAAAACGAACATGTATTTTAATGCAGAATTCAGGACTTGGAAACTGTATAAATGCATTATGTTCCCTCTATGAATTATATTCATTTCCACTTGTAATGATTATGAGCCATAGGGGAACTAAGGGAGAATCCATAGTTGGTCAGGTTCCAATGGGTAAAGCTACTCCAAAACTTCTTGAATCACTTAATTTAGATTATTATAAGCCATATAAAATTACAGAAGCATATAATATTGTTAAAAATTCATGGAACGATGCTGTAGAAGAAGGTAAACCTGTTAGCATACTTCTTGAAATTAAGTACTGGAAATTAGAGGAGGAATAA
- the comE gene encoding sulfopyruvate decarboxylase subunit beta, producing MATRIDAIKEIMKDITDELVVANIGVPSKELYQVRDRKRNFYMIGSMGLVSSIGLGLALSQEKKVVVLDGDGALLMNLGSLITAGKYQPSNLIWIVINNGAYGSTGNQETYAKDLDLVKLAKDSGFENAYNFEDINFKDILESNKCYFIEYKVEVGNTKAPVIDLSPDEIRDRFMDEI from the coding sequence ATGGCTACACGTATTGATGCAATTAAAGAAATTATGAAAGACATTACCGACGAACTTGTAGTTGCAAATATTGGAGTTCCCTCTAAAGAGTTATACCAAGTAAGAGACAGGAAAAGAAATTTCTATATGATAGGCTCCATGGGATTAGTTTCATCAATTGGACTTGGACTTGCATTATCTCAAGAGAAAAAAGTAGTAGTTCTTGATGGTGACGGCGCATTACTTATGAATTTAGGTTCATTGATTACAGCTGGAAAATATCAACCCTCCAATCTTATATGGATAGTAATTAATAATGGGGCTTATGGTTCAACAGGTAATCAGGAAACATATGCAAAAGATTTAGATCTTGTAAAATTAGCTAAAGACTCTGGCTTTGAAAATGCATATAATTTTGAAGATATCAACTTTAAGGATATTCTTGAAAGCAATAAATGTTATTTTATAGAGTATAAAGTAGAAGTGGGAAATACAAAAGCTCCGGTAATAGATTTATCCCCTGATGAGATAAGAGATAGATTTATGGATGAGATTTAA
- a CDS encoding alpha/beta hydrolase: MALINTTFKSIALGRNVSFTAVLPVDNMDYLNERNRSLKGPYKTLYLLNGLYGDCTEWLTHTDIKRIAERNNLAVIMPSGENSFYRNHIEDNRLFSTYIGVELVDITRDMFNLSNKKEDTFIGGYSMGGYGALYNGFKYNNRFSKIIALSPALILENKFDKDNKSSFKYNQNFFEWCFGSSQNIVKTEANPEVLLNNLIDNNEFIPDIYLACGEDDDLIGSCRKFKGFLDDSHIDFRYKEGKGGHEWDYWNGLMDDIIKWLNIEYK; encoded by the coding sequence ATGGCATTAATAAATACAACTTTTAAATCAATAGCATTAGGTAGAAATGTATCTTTTACTGCAGTTTTACCTGTAGATAATATGGATTATTTAAATGAAAGGAATAGATCATTAAAAGGACCATATAAAACTTTATATTTGCTTAATGGTTTATATGGCGATTGTACAGAATGGTTAACACATACTGATATTAAAAGAATTGCTGAGAGAAATAATCTTGCTGTTATAATGCCTAGTGGTGAGAATAGTTTTTACCGTAATCACATTGAAGACAATAGATTATTTTCTACCTATATTGGTGTGGAACTAGTAGATATTACACGGGATATGTTTAATTTATCTAATAAAAAAGAGGATACCTTTATTGGAGGATATTCGATGGGTGGTTATGGTGCTTTATATAATGGATTTAAATATAACAATAGATTTTCAAAGATTATAGCTCTTTCACCGGCTTTAATTTTGGAAAATAAATTTGATAAAGATAATAAATCTAGTTTTAAGTATAATCAAAATTTTTTTGAGTGGTGTTTTGGTTCTTCCCAAAATATTGTAAAAACAGAGGCAAATCCTGAAGTTTTATTAAATAATCTAATTGATAATAATGAGTTTATACCGGATATCTATCTTGCATGTGGGGAAGATGATGATTTAATCGGTTCCTGCCGCAAATTTAAAGGATTTTTAGATGACAGCCATATTGATTTTAGATATAAGGAAGGTAAGGGTGGTCATGAATGGGATTATTGGAATGGATTAATGGATGATATTATTAAATGGTTAAATATAGAATACAAATAA
- the hdrA gene encoding ferredoxin:CoB-CoM heterodisulfide reductase subunit HdrA → MESNDLKIGVFLCHCGGNISDIIDLERVKESVDVDVIAEFTNLCSIKGRKIIRDNIIGEDLDRVVIAACSPESHGKTFQEYIQPLNPFLMDMANIREQCSWVHSTCSDEFNQKATDKVITLINASIEKVKKSEAVDPIVVQTPNSAAVVGGGIAGMSAALSLGKQGIKTYLIEQSPSIGGHMAKIGKVFSPVKIAEECGLCLLNPVLNDVVWNDNIEIMTNSKVIKATRRGGSFNLLIENKPRYVDGDKCISCGDCAEVCSQEIPDDWNDGLTYRKAIYKPFSQCYPDSYVIDMDNCDKCGDCKRECSMNAISLRGEKEIVPLEVGSVILATGHELFDPNLRPDYAYFRYDDVITQSELGRILGVNGPTKGKFQCLSDGHIPKTVVMVQCVGSRDEKPNSVKYCCKVGCMVALKNANIIKHKHPDTDIYICYTDMRTPGMFEKYYKHVQANGVRLIRGRPGEIGKRDGHLVVRVEDTVNREFREIDTDMVVLTTGLKPSKGTEEVAKIFDVSVTEDGFIKEANPKIKPVTTDVQGAFVAGTAQDPKDITESILQATAAASKVSEIVNNGIEVEPFIADIDYEICDLCMDCIEVCKYKSISVYNEKLYIDPMSCSGCGNCIAKCDKDAISINGNIDEMIFATIDGMLKNKKPGEKRILAFLDDIGYTSADNIGINRLSYPESIHIIKVISVNRVMPKHIIYALKNGADGIFIGEYPGDLMFDEINHNIQKIKNEIKLNNMNPERLGFSKVYIPYFSGLARKFREFDEKIEELNQLAK, encoded by the coding sequence ATGGAGTCTAATGATTTAAAAATTGGTGTTTTTCTCTGTCATTGTGGGGGGAATATTTCAGATATAATAGATTTGGAAAGAGTGAAGGAATCTGTTGACGTAGATGTGATAGCCGAATTTACAAATTTATGTTCTATTAAAGGTCGTAAAATAATTAGGGATAATATTATTGGTGAAGATTTGGATAGGGTGGTGATAGCAGCATGTTCTCCAGAATCTCATGGAAAAACTTTTCAGGAATATATTCAGCCATTAAATCCTTTTTTAATGGATATGGCTAATATTCGTGAGCAATGTTCCTGGGTACATAGCACATGTTCAGATGAATTTAATCAAAAGGCAACTGATAAAGTTATTACTTTAATCAATGCTTCAATAGAAAAGGTTAAAAAATCTGAAGCCGTTGATCCAATTGTCGTTCAAACGCCTAATAGTGCTGCAGTTGTTGGTGGAGGTATTGCAGGAATGAGTGCAGCATTGTCACTTGGAAAACAAGGAATTAAAACATATTTGATAGAACAATCACCAAGTATCGGTGGACATATGGCTAAAATCGGTAAGGTTTTTTCACCAGTTAAGATTGCAGAGGAATGCGGTCTCTGTCTTTTAAATCCTGTTTTGAATGATGTTGTATGGAATGATAATATTGAAATTATGACAAATTCTAAAGTCATAAAGGCTACAAGACGTGGTGGTAGCTTTAACTTACTTATTGAAAATAAACCCCGTTATGTTGATGGTGACAAATGTATTTCATGTGGTGACTGTGCAGAGGTTTGCAGTCAAGAAATTCCCGATGATTGGAATGATGGATTAACATATAGGAAAGCTATTTACAAACCATTTTCCCAGTGTTATCCAGATAGTTATGTAATTGATATGGATAACTGTGATAAATGTGGGGATTGTAAACGTGAATGTTCAATGAATGCTATAAGTCTTAGAGGGGAGAAGGAGATTGTTCCATTGGAAGTAGGTTCTGTAATACTGGCTACTGGTCATGAATTGTTTGACCCTAATTTACGTCCTGACTATGCTTACTTCAGATATGATGATGTAATAACCCAAAGTGAACTTGGAAGAATATTAGGTGTTAACGGCCCTACAAAAGGTAAATTCCAGTGTTTGTCTGACGGTCACATACCAAAAACAGTGGTTATGGTCCAATGTGTAGGTTCAAGGGATGAAAAACCTAATTCTGTTAAGTATTGTTGTAAGGTAGGATGTATGGTAGCACTTAAGAATGCAAATATCATTAAACATAAACATCCAGATACCGATATTTATATTTGTTATACAGATATGCGTACTCCGGGAATGTTTGAAAAATATTACAAGCATGTACAAGCTAATGGAGTAAGATTAATTAGGGGTCGTCCTGGAGAAATTGGTAAAAGAGATGGCCATTTGGTTGTAAGAGTTGAAGATACTGTTAATAGGGAATTTAGAGAAATTGATACAGATATGGTAGTTTTAACTACAGGTTTGAAACCTTCTAAAGGAACGGAAGAGGTTGCAAAAATATTCGATGTGTCTGTTACAGAGGACGGTTTTATCAAAGAGGCAAATCCCAAAATTAAACCAGTTACAACCGATGTTCAAGGGGCGTTTGTGGCAGGTACTGCTCAAGATCCAAAAGATATTACTGAAAGTATTCTGCAAGCCACAGCAGCTGCAAGTAAGGTATCCGAGATTGTAAACAATGGTATAGAGGTTGAACCATTTATTGCGGATATTGATTACGAGATATGTGATCTATGTATGGACTGTATTGAGGTATGTAAATACAAATCAATTTCCGTATACAATGAAAAATTATATATTGATCCTATGAGTTGTTCCGGTTGTGGAAACTGTATTGCTAAATGTGATAAGGATGCAATTAGTATTAATGGTAATATTGATGAGATGATATTTGCAACTATTGATGGAATGTTAAAAAATAAAAAACCTGGTGAAAAGCGTATTTTGGCATTTCTTGATGATATTGGCTATACTTCTGCAGATAATATTGGAATTAACAGATTGTCCTATCCGGAGTCAATACATATTATAAAAGTTATATCAGTAAATAGGGTAATGCCTAAACACATTATATATGCTCTTAAAAATGGTGCTGACGGAATATTTATAGGGGAATATCCTGGAGACTTAATGTTTGATGAGATAAATCATAATATTCAAAAGATTAAAAATGAAATCAAATTAAATAATATGAATCCTGAAAGACTAGGATTTTCTAAGGTATATATCCCATATTTTTCAGGTCTTGCACGTAAATTTAGAGAGTTTGATGAAAAAATAGAAGAATTAAATCAGTTAGCTAAATAG